From the genome of Sporomusa sphaeroides DSM 2875:
GGGTCGTGGCATGCCGAGATCATTGAATTTGTCGGCGGCATGAATGTTGCCGATCCCGGTTTGCCGGCCGGCAGTATTATTGGGCGGAGTCCGGTATCGATGGAACAAGTGCTGGCATGGAATCCGGAGGTGGTATTAATCAGCTATTTTCGCGATGGCGAAAGCAGCAGCTACCCCGCAATTATGGGTGAAAAATCATGGCAAAATGTCCGTGCGGTTAAGGCGCGGCAGGTATATGAAATTCCTACAGGCCCTTTTAACTGGTTTGACCGGCCGCCGGCGGTAAGCCGGCTTATCGGTATAAGATGGGTGGCGAATTTATTGTACCCTGATGTCTATCCTTTTGATTTCCGTGCCGAAGTTAAGCGGTTTTATGCGTTATTTTATCACTACCAGCTGTCTGAACAGGAACTTGATGATCTGGCAGCCAGGGCGAAAAGAGTAGAGTAGCTTATGTGGAAAATTTCGATATTGCTGGCGATACTGGTAATCGCCTTCTTCGGCTCATTTCTGGTCGGACGTTTTCCCCTTGCCCCAGATATGGTAGTGATGATTCTGGGCGCCAAGCTCTTGGGACTGCCGCCGGCCGGGACTGATATTATGGAAACCGTTGTGTTTGACATCCGGCTGCCGCGAATCTTGGCTGCCTTGTTAGTGGGCAGTGCGCTGGCAGTGGCCGGGGCGGCTTATCAGAACTTATTCCGCAATCCCCTGGTGTCGCCGTCAATACTGGGGGCCTCCTGGGGCGCGGCCTTTGGTGCAGTTTTGGGGATGGTTTTCCACCTGTCCTGGATATGGGTGGAGTCGCTGGCTTTTATTTTTGGCCTGCTTGCGGTATCCTGCGCCATTATGATCAGTTCGTGGTTCGGCAATAAATCAACCATATCGCTGGTATTGGCCGGTATTGTAGTTTCTGCCTTTTTCCAGGCCCTTGTTTCGGTGCTGAAATATATGGCCGATCCCATGAACACACTGCCTGAAATCAGCTTTTGGCTAATGGGAGGGCTTTCCAAGGTTACGAATCAGGATGTACTATTGCTCTTTCTTCCCATAATGCTGCCAATGGCAGTACTATATTTCATGCGTTGGCAGATTAATGTGCTTAGTGTTGGCGAAGAAGAAGCGCGTACACTCGGCATCAATGTCCGGGGTACCCGTTTGGTGATTTTGGCCTGCGCTACCATGCTGGCAGCGGCGGCTACCAGTATTGGCGGTATTATCCAATGGGTAGGGTTGTTGATTCCCCATATAGCCAGAATGCTGTTTGGGGCAAATTTTGCCATAGTACTGCCGGTGTCTATGCTTTTGGGAGCCGCCTATCTGTTGATAATGGATAATTTAAGCCGCAGCCTTGCTTCAGTAGAAATACAGGTCGGAATTCTTACAGCCTTAATTGGGGCGCCCTTCTTTGTTTTTTTACTGGCCAGAAGCAAAAGGGGTCTGGAATGAAATAGGTTTGGCAGCAACACTAAGGAGATGGTTTTTAGATGTATGACATTGTGGCTAAAGGCGGAGCTACGTTTTGTGTAATTATTGCCTGTTCGCTGCTGGCGATGACGATTGTCATTGAAAGGTGGTGGTTTTACCGGAAGGTAGCCCGTGAAGACCAAATATACATGCCGGATTTACGGCAAGCAGTTGCCGCCGGCAGTGCCAGACCCTTTGGCACTGGTGACGGACCGCTGGCAAGGCTGTGGCTGGTTATGTACGGGAACTATCTGACGGCAAGCGAGGAAATGGAGCTTGCCGGCGAAACTGCTTTAGACAGCGAGAGCATGCGGTTGGAGAAATATTTGTATATCTTAGCGACAATTGCCACAATCGCGCCGCTCCTGGGGTTATTGGGCACAGTATTAGGCATGATAAAAACCTTCCATGTGGCGGCGGTCAGCGGGGCAGGCAATCCCCAGTTATTGTCTGAGGGCATTGCCGAAGCCCTGTATAACACGGCTGCCGGCTTGTTTGTCACCATATTCTGCATTGTCTGCCACAATCATTACCGCAACTGGGTGGAACGGCGGCTGCGCATCCTGGAGTCAAGGATAAAGGAGTTTTCGTCTTTATTAAAGGCAAAAGGGGAGAATAATGTTGCCACGCAAGGTAAATAAACGACAGATCGGCGTCCATATTGATATGACGCCAATGGTTGATGTAATGATGCTGTTGGTTATTTTTTTTATGATGACAACGGCGTTTGTTACCGTCTATCCGGGCTTTACCATAAATTTACCCCAGGCAGCGGCCAAGAGTCAGGAGACGCAGCATATTACGGTATTAATTGCCCAGGATGGGCGCATTGCGGTTGATGGCCGGCCGGTGGCTAAGGGCGAACTGACGGCGCTGCTAACCGGTGCAAAAAATGCTGCCGTATCCATTCAGGCCGATAAGGAAGTCAGCCATGGACAGGTAGTGGAGGTAATGGATGAAATTCAGCGGGCCGGAGTGGCTAAGATAGCAATAGCGGTCAGGGAGAAGGGACGCTAACGGAGTTGAGTTACGAAATTTGGACCTGCGAATAGAAGGGAGCGGTATATACTTGCTTGTGGTTGAGAATCTCAGTTTTGCTTACCCGTCAGCAGGCAATCTGCTCACAGATATTTCTTTTGCCGTTGACAAGGGGGATGTTATTTGTCTCCTGGGGCCAAATGGCGCCGGCAAGACGACCTTGCTCAGGTGCTTATTGGGGCTTGCCAAAATACGGACAGGCAGTATCAGGCTCAGAGGTCAAAAGATCGATGCAATACCGGCAAAGGAACTGGCTGCTGATCTGGCCTATGTACCGCAGGCAGCCGCGACGGTATTTCCCTATAGAGTGCTTGATATTGTTGTTATGGGACGCACACCGCATATTGACTTTACCGCAGTGCCAGGCCGGGAAGATTATGCCATTGCACAGGAGAGTCTGGCTGAACTGGGTATTTCGCACCTGGCGGAGGCCTTGTTTAGCCGTATCAGCGGCGGCGAGCGGCAATTGACGCTCATTGCCAGGGCGCTGACGCAGCGGGCCAGGCTGCTCATTATGGACGAGCCGACAGCCAGTCTTGACTATGGCAATCAGGTCAGGATATTGCGCGTGATTGATAAGCTGGCCAAGCAGGGGTATTCGATTATTATGACTTCACACTTTCCCAACCATGCTTTTCTGCTATGCAATCAGGTGATGATTATGAAGCAGGGGAAAATTGTGGCGCTGGGCAGCCCGGACAGTGTGGTAACCGACACGGTATTAAGCGATCTGTACATGACAAAGGTTAAGGTGGTTGAAATCGATACCGGCGAGTCAAAAGCACTGAAGGTGTGTTTGCCGCTGATTTAGCCAATAACTGACAACTATTATAAAAAGGTGGTTCTAGCATGGGTGAGGTGTCCAAGTGGGATATTTACGACAAACTGATTGCTTCAATCCCTGATGATCTGAGGATTGAAGCATGTTTAACCGGGTTATCCTGGTTCTTGGTACGATCTAAAGGTGTGGGGATTGCCATGACTCCGCCGGAGGGCAGCCGGGATTACTGCTTTACCGGTAAAATTAACGGAGCTCCGGTAAAGGCGGTCGCTCAATGGGTCAAATCCTGGAATTATTTTGAGGCTGCCATGGGTTTGGCGGCAATTAACTCGGTAATTAACACACCGCAGCGGCTGGAGGAGACATTAGCCGTAAAGTGGGAAGAACAGCCGTCCAAGGATGTGTTTGTCCAGATGAGAGAACAGCTTCGCGGAAAAAAGGTGGCAGTCATTGGCCACTTCCGGGATTTGGAGCTCTTAGCACCGTTGTGTGAGTTATCCATTTTGGAACGCCGGCCGCAGCAGGGGGACTATCCTGATCCGGCCTGCGAATATATCTTGCCACAGCAGGATTTTGTGTTTATTACCGCGACTACGCTGATTAATAAGACCTTGCCCCGGCTGCTGGAATTGAGCCGCAATGCTTTTGTGGTTTTGGCAGGCCCCAGTACACCATTAAGCCCGGTCCTGTTCGAGTACGGCATTGATATGCTTGCAGGAACCGCTGTGGTTGAGCAGCAGACAGTATGGCAATTGATGCAGGAGGGAGACCGGCAAAAGTTTTTCGATACAGGGGCAAAAATGGTTCAGGTTGCCGCTAAGGATTATTCGATTTTCAGGAACACACCTGAGTATAGACAAGCATTAGCTTAAAGGAGAGAAAAATGATGTATTTGAAAAAATGTTCCTTTGTTTTGGTTTTTATGCTTATTGTTGCACTTGCTTTGGCCGGGTGTGCGAACCAGACCGCAGGAACACTGTCGCAGGAAAAGACACCAAAACAAACCGAAATTACTTTTTTGGACCAAAATGACCGCAAAGTCACTGTAAAAGCCCCTGTCAAGAGGATTGTAGTCCTGCAGCATCATTCTCTGGACATTTTAGCCATGCTTGGTGCCCAGGATCAGGTGGTGGGCGTGGTATCCAAGTGGGACAGCCTGTTGGGCAAATATATAACAGATGTTTTCCCGGGAATAGAAGCCTTGCCGACGCCGGGGTCGCTGGAAGACTGCAATGTGGAAGAGGTCGCCAAGCTGAATCCCGACCTGGTAATTGTCGCTGCGCAGTTTAAGAAGGAATATATCCAACAATTGGAGAACTTGGGCATCCCGGTCATGACCGTTACCCTGCGCGGAGAAGGCAAGCAGAAAGAGGCGCAGAATCCGGAGTTGGCCAATGCCGATGTTGCTTATACGAGAGGTTGTGAGTGGGCCGTCAGGAAGCTGGGGGAAGTCACTGGCAAAACGGACAAGGCCGTTAAGATATGGGATTTCGCTGTGGCCAACAGAACATATGTGGAGGACCAGCTGAAAAATATGTCCGGCGATCAGAAGGTACGTGTCTTTATTGCCAATGAAAACAATATGACCTATGGTTCGGACAAGTATGTCGGCTGCCAGCTGGAACGAGCGGGGGCGGTCAACGTCGCTGCGGCAGAGATTAAAGGCTATAAGGAAGTAAGCTTTGAAAAAGTTGCGCAGTGGAATCCGGATGTCATTGTGGTTCAGGACCGGTACAAAAGTGTTTATGACAGCATTCTGGCCGACGCTAAATGGCAGGACATTAAGGCGGTCAGAGAAAACAGGGTGATTCTCGCCCCATACTGGACCAAGCCCTGGGGAAATCCGGGACCGGATTCCATTGCCCTGGGTGAGCTGTGGCTGGCGTATCAATTCTATCCTGATCAAATTAAACGGGATATTGTAGAAGTCAAGGCCAAGGAGTTTTACAAAGAAATTTACGGAATCAATTTTACGGGAACGATATAAATTGAAGCGGTAAAGGCGCGCATGGATAAAAAAGTCGGAAATATAACTCTTGGGGTTGTCTTGATTCTGCTGCCGGTCGTTTTGTTTATCGCATCATTAATGTTAGGGCCATATCCTATTGGCCCTTTCGACGTTGTTAAGATTGTTCTCGACAACTTCCTCGGCACGGGTTATGTAGACAATCCTCTTGCTGAGAACATGATCTGGAAGGTCCGAATGCCCAGAATTCTGGGGGCCGTTCTGGTCGGGGCAGCATTATCTGTGGCCGGAGCCGTTTTCCAGGGGCTTTTCCGAAATCCGCTGGCTTCTCCTTACACGTTGGGTGTATCTAACGGTGCGGGTTTCGGTGCCGCTCTGGCCATTCTTTTGTCCTCCGGGGCGGGGCTGAACGTCTTTTTTGTTCAGCTTTCTGCGCTGGCTTTCGGGCTGATTTCCATCGGCATTACCTTTCTGTTGGCTGCCAAGGCCAGAAGATCAACGGTCACCCTGGTATTATCAGGCATGCTGGTGGGCGCTTTGTTTTCGTCCCTGGTGGCATTGATCAAATATGTGGCCGATCCGTATGAACAGCTGCCACAAATCGTCTTCTGGCTGATGGGAACCCTGTCGGGCGTGACGTATGAGAAGCTGGCGATGATCCTGCCACTCTACCTTCCGGCGATGACGGTCATTTTCCTGATGCGCTGGCGAATCAACATCCTGAGCATGGGGGATCAGGAGGCGAGATCCTACGGTGTGGATGTCAAAAAAAACAGGACCGTTGTCATCCTGGCTTGCTCCGTCCTGACCGCGCTGGTGGTATCCCTGGCAGGGGTAATCGGCTGGGTCGGCATTGTGATTCCGCATCTGGCCAGGATTATTGCGGGGCATGACTTCCGTAAACTGGTGCCGGTCAGCCTGTCGCTGGGAATCTGCTATGTATTGTTGATCGATGATATTTGCCGGAATGTAACGGCGGCGGAGATTCCGCTGGGAGTGGTAACAGGGATTATTGGTACACCGGTCTTTATCTATTTTATTTATAAAGGCAAGGTGAGATGGGAATGAAGCTGGAGGTACGGAACCTGACCTTTTCCTATGACGGTAGCAGAAAGATTTTTGAAGATATCTCTTTTCAATATCACTCACCCCGGGTTTTCTGTATCCTGGGACCCAATGGAACAGGAAAAAGCACCTTGCTGCGGTGTATGATCAATGAATTGAGAGCTCAAAGCGGCAGCGTCTTTATTAATGATGCACAAGCCGGCGCGTACAATGCCCGGGAGCTGGCCAGGATTATTGCCTATATCCCGCAGAATCACTACCCTGCGTTTCCGTTTCCGGTCCTCGATATTGTCATGATGGGGCGGATTTCCCGGATGGGGTACCTGGCCAATCCGGGGAAAATGGAAAGAAAAATTGCTATGGAAAAGCTGGAATTCCTCCAGATCGGACACTTGAAAGACAAACCGTATACGGACATATCCGGCGGAGAGCGGCAGTTGGTGATGCTTGCCTCCGCGCTGGCCCAGGAACCCGATCTCCTGATTCTCGACGAACCCACAGCCCATCTCGATTTTGGCAACCAGTATCGTTTTATCCAACTTGTTAAGCGGCTTGCAGCGAATGGAACGGGCGTTTTAATGACTACGCATTTTCCGGACCATCCCTTGGAATTAAACAGCCTTACGGCGATTCTGAAAGACGGGAAAATGATTGGAATCGGCAATTCGGAGGAGTTGCTTACAGACCGGAACCTGACGGATTTATATAATATCCGGGTCAGTGTGGAAAGCGTTGGCAGGAAAAGAATTTGTGTGCCGGGAGGGTTTCATGAAGAATGTATCTGAGCGTTCAAATGCTTACTGGTCAGGCAGAGCGCCGGAGTTCAGCGCTCTGCGGATGAATGAATTCGCGTCGGTCGCGCGGCAATCGTATGAAGATTTCCTGCTGGAATTTCTGCCGGCGAAGCAGGAACCGCTGGAAGCGCTGGATATCGGAACCGGCGCGGGATTTTTTGCGTTGATTCTGCAAAAACTGGGATGCCGGGTAACGGCAGTGGATTTTTCCCCGGAAATGCTGGCGCAAGCCCGGAAAAACGCTACAGAAAGAGGGGGAAATGGAATTGATTTCAGACAAATGGATGCGCAGAACCTGACATTTGCGGACAATTCTTTTGATTTTGTTATTACCCGGAATGTAATGTGGATTGTCGAAGACGCTCAAAGGATGTATTTCCATATGCACCGGGTTTTAAGGCCGGGGGGAATCCTGCTGAATCTGGACGCCAATTACGGAAAGGCCTTTCGGGAAGCGGACCAAAACAAGGAAACGCCCACCCATCCGACCCAGACACTGGAGCAGCTGAGGGAGAGAAACGAGATTGCCGGAGCCTGTCAGATCGCATGGGAAAAGCGTCCCGGCTGGGACGTAGCGGTGCTGAGTGAATTAGGCGTACGTCATATCCGGATCGAGCCTGATCTGGACAGGAGACTTGGGCTGGCAGAAGTAAACCGGCCATACAGCAGCGCATCCACCAAAACGAAGGCCTCAATGTTTGCGGTGGCGGCCGAGAAAGCGTAGCAAGCACAAAACTCCTGCTGATTTTTACAGAATCAGCAGGAGTTTTGTGCTTAAAGGCTAAATACTGTTTTATGAAAAAGTATCTGTTTGCGGAAACAACTAATTGAAGTGACTTGTGGAAGCCTTAGGGGGTAATGGTTATGCTTGATTTGATCATTAAACTTGATAATGAGTGCCGCATAAAAGCTTTGCAGCAAATTGGCAGACACCCTGTGCTTCTTGCAGATACCCAATTGATCGGGCGGGAAATTGACCATGTGCTGGGGGCTCCGCTTAAAGAGTACGGAATGGTAGAGCTGGATAATAATTTTTACCGGTATCAGTGCGCCGCTGAAGCAGGGGAAAAGGTGTTGTATGTAAGCAGTGACGGAGTGCTTCTTGAATTTTATCAGCAGATTAGCAGGCTTATGTCTGAAGGGGTTCAAGTATATGACCGGAATGGGTACTTTTTGTTTGCCAATCCGGCAAGTGAAATGCTGGAGGGTTATGACAGCCAGGAATACCAGGGAAAACACTTGCTGGATATTTATGATGTCAACGAAGAATATAGCACGGTTCTGACAATTTTAAGAACTAAAAAGCCGGTTGCCAATCGCTGTGACCGGTTTAAAATGAAAAATGGGACGACCTTAACCACCATAAATTCCGGGTATCCATTAATCATTGATAATTATTTGTATGGGGCTGTTGTATTCGAAAGTGATTTGTCTGTATTAAAACGTTTGGAAAAACGGACCTTCAATCTGGAAGCATATATTGGCAGTACTGGACCTGACGGCCAAGCGGCTATGTATACATTTGATGATATTGTGCATGAAGCGGAAAGCATGCGGGAGCTTATTCATTTTGCTAAAAAAGTTTCGCTTACTGACTCGGCAATTCTTATTGTGGGCGCCACTGGAACAGGCAAAGAGCTTGTGGCACAAGGTATTCATTCGTTTAGCCCCAGAAGATATAAGCCTTTTATTGATATTAATTGCAGTGCTGTGCCTGGTAATCTGTTTGAGAGTATTTTTTTTGGCACGGAAAAAGGGGCTTTTACAGGCAGTGTCAGCAAGCCGGGGCTGTTTGAAACAGCCAATGGCGGGACTATTTTTCTTGATGAAGTTAATTCCATTAGTCCGGAAATACAGGTAAAGCTTTTGCGGGTACTGCAGGAAAAACGTTTTCAGCGTATTGGCGGCAGCAAATATATACAATGTGATGTGCGAATTATTTCGGCAGCAAATGAGGACCTTAATGCGCTTATAAAGCAGCAAAAAATCCGTATGGATTTTTATTACCGGATATCGGCTATCAAAATGGATCTTCCTGATTTGAAGGACCGCTCTCAAGACAGTTTGCTGCTGGCTCGACATTTTTTGGATGAATTGTGTAAGCAATATCATCGGGAACAAGTAACGATTGCGCAAGAAGTACTTGCTGTGTTTGAGCAATACGAGTGGCCGGGAAACGTAAGAGAGCTTCATCATGTTATTGAATATGCTTTTAACCGTGCGGCAGATGATGCAAGCATATTGACACTTGATTGTCTTCCAGGTTATTTAAGAGCGTTGGAAAATGAAGGCTGTGCAGCCTCGCAATGCCAAGACCTGAAAGGATATGCAACAGAAGGTTCAGGGACTTTTGATGAGCGTATGGAACGGTTTGAATATGAATTAATCTGTCAGACGCTGACTGCGAACAGGGGAAATATTACTCATAGTGCCCGGCAGTTGGGTATGAGCAGACAGAGTCTGCAGTACCGGATGAAGAAATTAAACATTTGCGAGTGGTAGTGTAAAATTTTTCTCGGTGACGCCAAATTATTTGGCGTCTGTTATGTTTGAGTTGGTAACGGTTTTTGCTAAGGCTGATCTATAATGCAAAAAAAGTTGGCACTAATTATATTGTGAAGCTGGAAAAATGACGGTTTTGCTTGCTAGCAAATTGAAACAAAAGATAGTTTGGTGAAAAATGTGAGTAGTTTATTAAAAATTACTCACATTTTTTCTGTTAAATTACAAGAAAAAGACAAAAAAGTGCTTAGATTCTGTATATTTAGTTACATGTTGCGTTTAACAAGGACTTGCAGCAATATTTGGCATGGATTTTGCACTAGTAATGTAATATCCCTTAAAGTACGAAGTGGCATCCCTGCCTGTTGTTTTGGGGGCAAGTTCTTTATTCGGCAGCAAAAAGCACACTCTTAGTAATATTTAATTTTTTAATGCGAACCTGCAGATTTTGCCGGTGTATGCCCAGTGTCAAAGCAGCTTTGGTAATATTGCCTTTACTTGCTGTGAGAGCGTCGATAATCAGCTTACGTTCTAATTCGTCAAGTGTCTGAGGTAACGACTGTTTGGTTGTTTTAGGAAAGGCATTGGGTTGGGGCGACAGTACTTGTTTATGAAAATAATCAGGAAGATAGGCTGAACTTAACGCTGCCTCATTATCTGAAAAGCTAACCGCATTTTCCAACACATGGCATAGTTCGCGAACATTGCCTGGCCATGTATGGCCAAGCAATAGGTTTTCCAGATCGGCTGAAAGCCGGGTTATATGTTTGCCATAGACTTTATTAAATTTATTGATAAAGTAGCTGGCAAGCAGCAAAATATCCTCCCGTCGTTCGCGGAGCGGCGAAATAGTCAGATTCACAACAGCTATGCGGTAATAGAAGTCTTCCCGCATCTTGTGTTCAGCCAGCAGCTTGTGGCAGTCAATATTGGTAGAACTGATGATCCGGCAGTTTACGGTAGCTTCCTGATGGCTGCCCAGACGGCGGAACTTTTTCTCCTCAAGAATCCGCAGCATTTTTGCCTGCAGTACCAAACTCATGCTGTTGATCTCATCTAAAAA
Proteins encoded in this window:
- a CDS encoding ExbD/TolR family protein, whose translation is MLPRKVNKRQIGVHIDMTPMVDVMMLLVIFFMMTTAFVTVYPGFTINLPQAAAKSQETQHITVLIAQDGRIAVDGRPVAKGELTALLTGAKNAAVSIQADKEVSHGQVVEVMDEIQRAGVAKIAIAVREKGR
- a CDS encoding DUF364 domain-containing protein, with the translated sequence MGEVSKWDIYDKLIASIPDDLRIEACLTGLSWFLVRSKGVGIAMTPPEGSRDYCFTGKINGAPVKAVAQWVKSWNYFEAAMGLAAINSVINTPQRLEETLAVKWEEQPSKDVFVQMREQLRGKKVAVIGHFRDLELLAPLCELSILERRPQQGDYPDPACEYILPQQDFVFITATTLINKTLPRLLELSRNAFVVLAGPSTPLSPVLFEYGIDMLAGTAVVEQQTVWQLMQEGDRQKFFDTGAKMVQVAAKDYSIFRNTPEYRQALA
- a CDS encoding MotA/TolQ/ExbB proton channel family protein produces the protein MYDIVAKGGATFCVIIACSLLAMTIVIERWWFYRKVAREDQIYMPDLRQAVAAGSARPFGTGDGPLARLWLVMYGNYLTASEEMELAGETALDSESMRLEKYLYILATIATIAPLLGLLGTVLGMIKTFHVAAVSGAGNPQLLSEGIAEALYNTAAGLFVTIFCIVCHNHYRNWVERRLRILESRIKEFSSLLKAKGENNVATQGK
- a CDS encoding FecCD family ABC transporter permease → MDKKVGNITLGVVLILLPVVLFIASLMLGPYPIGPFDVVKIVLDNFLGTGYVDNPLAENMIWKVRMPRILGAVLVGAALSVAGAVFQGLFRNPLASPYTLGVSNGAGFGAALAILLSSGAGLNVFFVQLSALAFGLISIGITFLLAAKARRSTVTLVLSGMLVGALFSSLVALIKYVADPYEQLPQIVFWLMGTLSGVTYEKLAMILPLYLPAMTVIFLMRWRINILSMGDQEARSYGVDVKKNRTVVILACSVLTALVVSLAGVIGWVGIVIPHLARIIAGHDFRKLVPVSLSLGICYVLLIDDICRNVTAAEIPLGVVTGIIGTPVFIYFIYKGKVRWE
- a CDS encoding ABC transporter ATP-binding protein, giving the protein MVENLSFAYPSAGNLLTDISFAVDKGDVICLLGPNGAGKTTLLRCLLGLAKIRTGSIRLRGQKIDAIPAKELAADLAYVPQAAATVFPYRVLDIVVMGRTPHIDFTAVPGREDYAIAQESLAELGISHLAEALFSRISGGERQLTLIARALTQRARLLIMDEPTASLDYGNQVRILRVIDKLAKQGYSIIMTSHFPNHAFLLCNQVMIMKQGKIVALGSPDSVVTDTVLSDLYMTKVKVVEIDTGESKALKVCLPLI
- a CDS encoding sigma-54 interaction domain-containing protein, translating into MLDLIIKLDNECRIKALQQIGRHPVLLADTQLIGREIDHVLGAPLKEYGMVELDNNFYRYQCAAEAGEKVLYVSSDGVLLEFYQQISRLMSEGVQVYDRNGYFLFANPASEMLEGYDSQEYQGKHLLDIYDVNEEYSTVLTILRTKKPVANRCDRFKMKNGTTLTTINSGYPLIIDNYLYGAVVFESDLSVLKRLEKRTFNLEAYIGSTGPDGQAAMYTFDDIVHEAESMRELIHFAKKVSLTDSAILIVGATGTGKELVAQGIHSFSPRRYKPFIDINCSAVPGNLFESIFFGTEKGAFTGSVSKPGLFETANGGTIFLDEVNSISPEIQVKLLRVLQEKRFQRIGGSKYIQCDVRIISAANEDLNALIKQQKIRMDFYYRISAIKMDLPDLKDRSQDSLLLARHFLDELCKQYHREQVTIAQEVLAVFEQYEWPGNVRELHHVIEYAFNRAADDASILTLDCLPGYLRALENEGCAASQCQDLKGYATEGSGTFDERMERFEYELICQTLTANRGNITHSARQLGMSRQSLQYRMKKLNICEW
- a CDS encoding ABC transporter ATP-binding protein — protein: MKLEVRNLTFSYDGSRKIFEDISFQYHSPRVFCILGPNGTGKSTLLRCMINELRAQSGSVFINDAQAGAYNARELARIIAYIPQNHYPAFPFPVLDIVMMGRISRMGYLANPGKMERKIAMEKLEFLQIGHLKDKPYTDISGGERQLVMLASALAQEPDLLILDEPTAHLDFGNQYRFIQLVKRLAANGTGVLMTTHFPDHPLELNSLTAILKDGKMIGIGNSEELLTDRNLTDLYNIRVSVESVGRKRICVPGGFHEECI
- a CDS encoding class I SAM-dependent methyltransferase, with translation MKNVSERSNAYWSGRAPEFSALRMNEFASVARQSYEDFLLEFLPAKQEPLEALDIGTGAGFFALILQKLGCRVTAVDFSPEMLAQARKNATERGGNGIDFRQMDAQNLTFADNSFDFVITRNVMWIVEDAQRMYFHMHRVLRPGGILLNLDANYGKAFREADQNKETPTHPTQTLEQLRERNEIAGACQIAWEKRPGWDVAVLSELGVRHIRIEPDLDRRLGLAEVNRPYSSASTKTKASMFAVAAEKA
- a CDS encoding FecCD family ABC transporter permease, whose product is MWKISILLAILVIAFFGSFLVGRFPLAPDMVVMILGAKLLGLPPAGTDIMETVVFDIRLPRILAALLVGSALAVAGAAYQNLFRNPLVSPSILGASWGAAFGAVLGMVFHLSWIWVESLAFIFGLLAVSCAIMISSWFGNKSTISLVLAGIVVSAFFQALVSVLKYMADPMNTLPEISFWLMGGLSKVTNQDVLLLFLPIMLPMAVLYFMRWQINVLSVGEEEARTLGINVRGTRLVILACATMLAAAATSIGGIIQWVGLLIPHIARMLFGANFAIVLPVSMLLGAAYLLIMDNLSRSLASVEIQVGILTALIGAPFFVFLLARSKRGLE
- a CDS encoding ABC transporter substrate-binding protein; this encodes MMYLKKCSFVLVFMLIVALALAGCANQTAGTLSQEKTPKQTEITFLDQNDRKVTVKAPVKRIVVLQHHSLDILAMLGAQDQVVGVVSKWDSLLGKYITDVFPGIEALPTPGSLEDCNVEEVAKLNPDLVIVAAQFKKEYIQQLENLGIPVMTVTLRGEGKQKEAQNPELANADVAYTRGCEWAVRKLGEVTGKTDKAVKIWDFAVANRTYVEDQLKNMSGDQKVRVFIANENNMTYGSDKYVGCQLERAGAVNVAAAEIKGYKEVSFEKVAQWNPDVIVVQDRYKSVYDSILADAKWQDIKAVRENRVILAPYWTKPWGNPGPDSIALGELWLAYQFYPDQIKRDIVEVKAKEFYKEIYGINFTGTI